From Phenylobacterium immobile (ATCC 35973), a single genomic window includes:
- a CDS encoding MFS transporter: MNDKSPPAAEPFKGVKGAWYVVILLAISNGVSFFDRGFVALVIDPIKETLQISDTQIGLMIGPAFIIFYSTVSLPIARLADSKNRKHIILAGMFFWSACTAAFGMAKNIFVLGAARMGVGLGEAALVPAGVSIINDLVPRDKIGRAVSMFTAGGILGGGLATLLGGLLMAVLTASGAITLPFLGSVEPWQQAFMIISIPGVILGLVIVFTMREPVRRIAAHQKQALSIGEAGAYIVGRKRAVMCTILGFAMLSALSGVGTWTPTFFMRTYGLSPAQVGASIGLFSLFGGTLGAIFGGSLTDYLRKRGREDANILVAMVAVLVMLPMNVYGFITDSAGVALALAALRTLVLSMAFGVAHPCVSLAAPAAMRSQAVAIYLLCANGIGIGFVPLLVPLLTDFVFHDPMALRYSLLVVSVIATPIIIILLLLARRPFVAHVNGMSAEAVAAARAEAANVIPLPTTNGAPLAPQT; the protein is encoded by the coding sequence GTGAATGACAAGAGCCCCCCCGCAGCCGAGCCCTTCAAGGGCGTCAAGGGCGCCTGGTACGTCGTCATCCTGCTCGCCATCTCCAACGGTGTCTCCTTCTTCGACCGCGGGTTCGTCGCCCTCGTCATCGACCCGATCAAGGAGACGCTGCAGATCAGCGACACCCAGATCGGCCTGATGATCGGTCCGGCCTTCATCATCTTCTATTCGACCGTCTCCCTGCCGATCGCCCGTCTGGCCGACAGCAAGAACCGCAAGCACATCATCCTCGCCGGCATGTTCTTCTGGTCGGCCTGCACCGCGGCCTTCGGCATGGCCAAGAACATCTTCGTCCTGGGCGCCGCGCGCATGGGCGTGGGCCTCGGCGAAGCCGCCCTGGTCCCGGCCGGCGTCTCGATCATCAACGACCTGGTGCCCCGCGATAAGATCGGCCGCGCCGTCTCCATGTTCACCGCCGGCGGCATCCTGGGCGGCGGTCTCGCCACCCTGCTGGGCGGCCTGCTGATGGCCGTGCTGACGGCAAGCGGCGCCATCACCTTGCCCTTCCTGGGCAGCGTCGAGCCGTGGCAACAGGCCTTCATGATCATCTCCATCCCGGGCGTCATCCTGGGCCTGGTGATCGTCTTCACCATGCGCGAGCCGGTCCGCCGGATCGCCGCCCACCAGAAGCAGGCGCTGTCGATCGGCGAGGCCGGCGCCTACATCGTCGGCCGCAAGCGCGCGGTCATGTGCACCATCCTGGGGTTCGCCATGCTGTCGGCACTCTCCGGGGTCGGCACCTGGACGCCCACCTTCTTCATGCGCACCTATGGCCTGTCTCCCGCCCAGGTCGGCGCCTCAATCGGACTCTTCTCCCTGTTCGGCGGGACGCTGGGCGCCATCTTCGGGGGGTCGCTCACCGACTACCTGCGCAAGCGGGGCCGTGAGGACGCCAACATCCTGGTGGCCATGGTCGCCGTCCTGGTGATGCTGCCGATGAACGTCTACGGCTTCATCACCGACAGCGCTGGCGTCGCCCTGGCGCTCGCGGCGCTGCGCACCCTGGTCCTCTCCATGGCGTTTGGCGTCGCCCATCCTTGCGTCAGCCTGGCGGCGCCGGCCGCCATGCGTTCCCAGGCGGTGGCCATCTACCTGCTCTGCGCCAACGGCATCGGCATCGGCTTCGTGCCGCTCTTGGTGCCGCTGTTGACCGACTTCGTGTTCCACGACCCGATGGCGCTGCGTTACTCGCTGCTGGTCGTGTCGGTGATCGCCACCCCGATCATCATCATCCTGCTGCTGCTCGCCCGCCGCCCCTTCGTGGCCCACGTGAACGGCATGTCCGCCGAGGCCGTGGCCGCCGCGCGGGCCGAAGCCGCCAACGTCATACCGCTGCCGACGACCAACGGCGCGCCGCTCGCGCCGCAAACCTAA
- a CDS encoding MFS transporter, with product MTDKVQAASDTPLGGAFKGVKGAWYVVILLALSNAVSFFDRGFVSLVIDPIKDSLHVTDTQIGLMIGPAFIIFYSSVSLPIARLADSKNRKHIILSGMFFWSACTAAFGMARNIFVLGAARMGVGLGEAALVPAGISIINDMVPREKIGRAVSMFTAGGMLGGALSGLAGGFIYAWLVGVGDIHLPLIGRVEPWQQAFLIISIPGVILGLVILFTMGEPMRRIAAHQKASLSMREAVGYIFAHKRAVLCTILGFAMLSAQAGVATWTPTFFMRTYGLSPAQVGAAIGLFGLLSGVLGAVAGGAITDYLRKRGREDANILIGAGTILLVLPCNIFGWITDDPVTALVLAALRGMVLSLAYGVAHPCVSLAAPANMRSQAVAIYLLCANAIGIGMIPVIVPLLNDYVFHDPLALRYSLLIVSVAATPLMAGLLLYARKPFVAHVTAMAAANDAALVAYAAAISPPASLQGGMTLTPLPQKS from the coding sequence ATGACGGACAAGGTCCAAGCCGCATCCGACACGCCGCTCGGCGGCGCGTTCAAGGGCGTCAAGGGCGCCTGGTACGTGGTCATCCTGCTGGCGCTGTCCAACGCGGTCTCGTTCTTCGATCGCGGGTTCGTGTCCCTGGTGATCGATCCGATCAAGGACAGCCTGCATGTCACCGACACGCAGATCGGCCTGATGATCGGCCCGGCTTTCATCATCTTCTACTCGTCGGTCTCCCTGCCGATCGCCCGGCTCGCCGACAGCAAGAATCGCAAGCACATCATCCTGTCGGGCATGTTCTTCTGGTCGGCCTGCACGGCCGCGTTCGGCATGGCCCGCAACATCTTCGTCCTCGGCGCGGCCCGCATGGGCGTGGGCCTGGGCGAGGCCGCCCTTGTCCCCGCCGGCATCTCGATCATCAATGACATGGTCCCGCGTGAGAAGATCGGCCGCGCCGTCTCGATGTTCACCGCCGGCGGCATGCTGGGCGGCGCGCTCTCGGGCCTCGCCGGCGGCTTCATCTACGCCTGGCTGGTCGGCGTCGGCGATATCCACCTGCCCCTCATCGGCCGGGTCGAACCCTGGCAGCAGGCCTTCCTGATCATCTCGATCCCAGGCGTCATCCTGGGCCTGGTCATTCTCTTCACCATGGGCGAGCCGATGCGCCGCATCGCCGCCCACCAGAAGGCCTCGCTCTCCATGCGCGAGGCGGTCGGCTACATCTTCGCCCACAAGCGCGCGGTCCTCTGCACCATCCTGGGCTTCGCCATGCTCTCGGCCCAGGCCGGCGTCGCCACCTGGACGCCCACCTTCTTCATGCGCACCTATGGGCTGTCGCCGGCCCAGGTGGGCGCGGCCATCGGTCTGTTCGGCCTTCTCTCCGGCGTCCTGGGCGCCGTCGCCGGCGGGGCGATCACCGACTATCTGCGCAAGCGCGGCCGCGAGGACGCCAACATCCTGATCGGCGCGGGCACGATCCTTCTGGTCCTGCCCTGCAACATCTTCGGCTGGATCACCGATGATCCGGTCACCGCCCTGGTCCTGGCGGCGTTGCGCGGGATGGTCCTGTCCCTCGCCTACGGCGTCGCCCACCCCTGCGTCAGCCTGGCGGCGCCGGCCAACATGCGCTCCCAGGCCGTCGCCATCTACCTGCTCTGCGCCAACGCCATCGGCATCGGCATGATCCCGGTCATCGTCCCGTTGCTGAACGACTACGTCTTCCACGATCCGCTAGCGCTGCGTTACTCGCTGCTCATCGTCTCGGTGGCGGCCACGCCGCTGATGGCGGGCCTCCTGCTGTACGCACGCAAGCCCTTCGTCGCCCACGTCACGGCCATGGCGGCCGCCAATGACGCCGCCCTTGTCGCCTACGCCGCCGCAATCTCGCCGCCCGCGTCCCTGCAAGGCGGCATGACGCTGACGCCGCTTCCGCAGAAATCCTGA
- a CDS encoding multidrug effflux MFS transporter, translating to MNVVPKGRRTVGLVLLLGAMTAFAPMSIDMYLPSVPTLVHDLKAGPAAAQATLSVFLIGLAVGQLIYGPASDRWGRRPPVAIGVVIFVAASVLCAVAPTMNILLAGRFAQALGGCAAIVVARAVVADRFDADDSARIFSSLALVMGVAPIAAPLLGGLLLSVTGWRGIFVVLAAFGLVIGLATAIFLKESRSEVTRLQAVSESPLDAYRSLLGNRVFAGYALACALSVGSAFAYVSSAPNLLIERFGIPPERFGLFFGAIAFSVIASNQLNHILLRHFSSKQVLKYATGATIAAALWLVLATTFAGTLWAIYPPLLLTMAPLGLIQSNASALALALDHTRAGSASAVLGAASFAFGGASAAFIGAFGAGAMGEMAVTMLTCSIGSAAALYAFTRSPRLARPGGRSAADTAPEDILVEELQ from the coding sequence GTGAACGTTGTGCCCAAGGGGCGTCGTACCGTCGGCCTGGTCCTGCTCCTCGGAGCCATGACCGCCTTCGCGCCCATGTCGATCGATATGTATCTGCCGAGCGTACCGACCCTGGTCCACGACCTGAAGGCGGGGCCGGCCGCCGCCCAGGCGACTCTCAGCGTCTTCCTCATCGGCCTGGCTGTCGGCCAGCTGATCTACGGCCCGGCGTCCGACCGCTGGGGTCGCCGGCCGCCGGTGGCCATCGGCGTTGTGATCTTCGTCGCCGCCTCCGTCCTGTGCGCCGTGGCGCCCACCATGAACATCCTGCTGGCGGGCCGTTTCGCCCAGGCTCTGGGCGGTTGCGCCGCCATTGTCGTCGCCCGCGCCGTCGTCGCTGATCGCTTCGACGCCGACGACAGCGCCCGCATCTTCTCCTCGCTCGCCCTGGTGATGGGCGTCGCCCCGATCGCCGCGCCGCTCCTGGGCGGACTGCTGCTCAGCGTCACGGGCTGGCGCGGAATCTTCGTTGTCCTCGCCGCCTTCGGCCTGGTCATCGGCTTGGCGACGGCGATCTTCCTCAAGGAAAGCCGCTCCGAGGTCACCCGTCTGCAGGCGGTCTCGGAAAGCCCGCTTGACGCCTATCGCTCGCTGCTCGGCAATCGCGTGTTCGCCGGCTACGCCCTGGCTTGCGCCCTCAGCGTCGGCAGCGCCTTCGCCTATGTCTCCTCTGCGCCCAACCTGCTGATCGAGCGCTTCGGGATCCCACCGGAAAGGTTCGGCCTGTTCTTCGGCGCGATCGCCTTCTCGGTGATCGCCTCGAACCAACTCAATCACATCCTGCTGCGCCATTTCTCTTCGAAGCAGGTTCTGAAATACGCCACCGGCGCGACGATCGCCGCGGCCCTGTGGCTGGTGCTGGCCACGACCTTCGCCGGCACGCTGTGGGCCATTTATCCGCCGCTGCTGCTGACCATGGCGCCGCTGGGCCTGATCCAAAGCAACGCCTCGGCCCTGGCGCTGGCCCTTGATCACACGCGCGCCGGCTCGGCCTCGGCGGTGCTCGGCGCGGCCAGCTTCGCCTTCGGCGGCGCGAGCGCGGCTTTCATCGGCGCCTTCGGGGCAGGCGCCATGGGCGAAATGGCGGTCACCATGCTGACTTGCAGCATTGGCAGCGCCGCGGCGCTCTACGCTTTCACACGCTCCCCCCGCCTGGCCAGGCCGGGCGGGCGCTCCGCCGCTGACACCGCGCCGGAAGACATCCTGGTCGAGGAACTGCAATGA
- a CDS encoding oxidoreductase, with protein MPRAQKTWMITGASRGLGYSFAKAALEAGDEVIATARNVASLSSLAQYGKDRLVVLPLDVTAKDTIVPTAEAALAAFGKIDVLVNNAGYGLDGALEENTEAEVRHQMEVNFFGVIWLMQAILPSMRERKSGHIVQISSVAGVGGFPSLGMYCASKWALEGLSEGMAGELAPFGVKMTIIQPGAFRTDWAGDQSMIRSERMEPYEFLTPQRERMRTMSGQAGDPERAAQALLQICDMEEPPLRIVFGDAATKNAIAITEARLANWKTWQAMGSATDFPELETA; from the coding sequence ATGCCGCGCGCACAGAAGACTTGGATGATCACGGGGGCGTCACGGGGCCTGGGCTACAGCTTCGCCAAGGCGGCTCTGGAGGCAGGCGACGAGGTGATCGCCACGGCGCGCAATGTCGCCTCGCTGTCGTCGCTCGCCCAGTATGGCAAGGACCGCCTGGTGGTTCTGCCGCTGGACGTCACCGCCAAGGACACCATCGTCCCCACCGCCGAGGCCGCCCTGGCCGCCTTCGGCAAGATCGACGTCCTGGTCAACAACGCCGGCTATGGCCTGGACGGCGCCCTTGAAGAAAACACCGAGGCCGAGGTCCGCCACCAGATGGAAGTCAACTTCTTCGGCGTGATCTGGCTGATGCAGGCGATCCTGCCGTCGATGCGCGAACGCAAGTCCGGCCACATCGTGCAGATCTCGTCCGTCGCCGGCGTCGGCGGCTTCCCGAGCCTGGGCATGTACTGCGCCAGCAAGTGGGCGCTGGAAGGCCTGAGTGAAGGTATGGCCGGCGAACTCGCGCCTTTCGGCGTCAAGATGACCATCATCCAGCCCGGCGCCTTCCGCACCGACTGGGCCGGCGACCAGAGCATGATCCGCTCGGAGCGCATGGAGCCCTATGAGTTCCTGACGCCGCAGCGCGAACGGATGCGCACCATGTCCGGCCAGGCTGGCGATCCCGAGCGCGCCGCCCAGGCGCTCCTTCAGATCTGCGACATGGAGGAACCGCCCCTGCGCATCGTCTTCGGCGACGCCGCGACCAAGAACGCCATCGCCATCACCGAGGCGCGACTGGCCAATTGGAAGACCTGGCAAGCCATGGGTTCGGCCACCGACTTCCCCGAATTAGAGACGGCCTAA
- a CDS encoding aldo/keto reductase, translated as MQYARLGESGLIVSRIALGTMTFILKEENARIPGLAKVGQDMADDMVARSLDAGVNFFNSADVYSSGESEVMLGKALGVRRKDAVIATKLANRMEPNLISVGLSRRWIVRAAEESLKRLGTDYIDVYLFHKIDPYTPMEETLAAVEQLVKDGKVRYVGFSNWPAWMTAKAVEIQKQRQYTPFTAGEVYYSLVGRDVENDTVPQALDAGIGLTPWSPLAGGLLSGKYAAGESGRLNTFEIAPVDPQVADATIIALKQVAEARGATPAQVAIAWLLTKPAVSSVIIGANKPQQLDDNIAAADVQLTAEDIARLEAASPAAKPFPIWMMARGRDPKIVEALGY; from the coding sequence ATGCAGTACGCTCGCCTCGGCGAATCCGGCTTGATCGTGTCGCGTATCGCGCTGGGCACGATGACTTTCATCCTGAAGGAGGAGAACGCGCGCATTCCAGGGCTCGCCAAGGTGGGCCAGGACATGGCCGACGACATGGTCGCCCGCTCGCTGGACGCGGGCGTCAACTTCTTCAACTCCGCCGATGTCTATTCTTCAGGCGAATCGGAAGTGATGCTGGGCAAGGCTCTGGGCGTACGCCGCAAGGACGCGGTGATCGCCACGAAGCTCGCCAATCGCATGGAGCCCAACCTGATCAGCGTCGGCCTGTCGCGCCGCTGGATCGTGCGCGCCGCCGAGGAATCGCTGAAGCGCCTGGGCACCGACTACATCGACGTCTACCTCTTCCATAAGATCGACCCCTACACGCCGATGGAAGAGACCCTGGCGGCGGTCGAGCAGCTCGTGAAGGACGGCAAGGTCCGTTACGTCGGCTTTTCGAACTGGCCTGCGTGGATGACGGCCAAGGCGGTCGAGATTCAGAAGCAGCGGCAATATACGCCCTTCACCGCCGGCGAGGTCTACTATTCGCTGGTCGGCCGGGACGTCGAAAACGACACCGTGCCTCAGGCGCTGGACGCCGGCATCGGCCTGACGCCTTGGAGCCCCCTGGCGGGCGGTCTTCTGTCGGGCAAGTACGCCGCCGGCGAGAGCGGCCGTCTCAACACCTTTGAGATCGCCCCCGTCGACCCGCAAGTGGCGGACGCCACGATCATCGCGCTGAAGCAGGTGGCGGAGGCTCGCGGCGCCACGCCGGCCCAGGTGGCGATCGCGTGGCTCCTGACCAAGCCCGCGGTGTCGAGCGTGATCATCGGCGCAAACAAGCCGCAGCAGCTCGATGACAACATCGCCGCCGCCGATGTGCAGCTCACGGCGGAGGACATCGCGCGCCTAGAGGCGGCGTCGCCGGCGGCCAAGCCGTTCCCGATCTGGATGATGGCTCGCGGCCGCGACCCGAAGATCGTCGAAGCGCTGGGGTACTAG
- a CDS encoding SDR family NAD(P)-dependent oxidoreductase has protein sequence MSKRKRFEGKVVLITGASSGIGKDTAMEFAKEGANVVVAARRRDQSLDVCKGIESYGVQALYVETDVARSPDCKRMVDETMAKFGRLDIAFNNAGLGRSGHPIPVEDEEIFNQIIAVNLTGCFLSMKYEIPAILASGGGAIINTTGGASRGSPGGSAYAASKAGLDALTKSAAKEFASQNIRVNAISPGATHSEMMARWMARVPGVEAMVTKNQPMGRIADGAEIARAVLFLASEDASFMTAQIMAVDGGSNDVG, from the coding sequence ATGAGCAAGAGGAAGCGGTTTGAAGGCAAGGTCGTCCTCATCACGGGCGCCTCCAGCGGGATCGGCAAGGACACGGCCATGGAGTTCGCCAAGGAGGGCGCGAACGTCGTGGTCGCCGCCCGCCGCCGCGACCAGAGCCTGGACGTCTGCAAGGGGATCGAATCCTACGGCGTCCAGGCGCTCTATGTGGAAACCGACGTCGCCAGGTCCCCCGACTGCAAGCGGATGGTCGATGAAACTATGGCGAAGTTCGGCCGCCTCGACATCGCCTTCAACAACGCCGGCCTCGGCCGCTCCGGCCACCCGATTCCCGTCGAGGACGAGGAGATCTTCAACCAGATCATCGCGGTGAATCTGACGGGATGCTTCCTGTCGATGAAGTACGAAATCCCCGCCATCCTCGCGAGCGGCGGCGGCGCGATCATCAACACCACCGGCGGCGCCTCGCGGGGTTCGCCCGGCGGTTCGGCCTACGCCGCCAGCAAGGCGGGCCTCGACGCCCTGACCAAGTCCGCGGCCAAGGAGTTCGCCAGCCAGAACATCCGCGTCAACGCCATCAGTCCCGGCGCCACCCACTCCGAGATGATGGCCCGCTGGATGGCCCGCGTGCCGGGCGTCGAAGCCATGGTGACCAAGAACCAGCCCATGGGCCGCATCGCCGACGGCGCCGAAATCGCCCGCGCCGTCCTGTTCCTGGCCTCCGAAGACGCCTCCTTCATGACCGCGCAGATCATGGCCGTCGACGGTGGATCCAACGACGTCGGCTGA
- a CDS encoding SDR family NAD(P)-dependent oxidoreductase, which produces MSEKKRFDGKVALITGASSGIGRDTAIEFAKEGASVVVCARRRDQSMEVVAELEALGAEALYVETDVSKSADCRRMVEETMKRFGRLDIAFNNAGLGRSGVPVADEDEDVWDQLIAVNLTGCFLSMKYEIPAILASGGGAIINTSSTGGLKGGAGSSVYGASKGGLQVLTKCAAKEYAGQNIRVNAICPGATHSEMMSRWMARVPGVAERVTQGQPMGRIADGIEIARAVLFLASDDASFMTGQLMAVDGGAYDGG; this is translated from the coding sequence ATGAGCGAAAAAAAGCGGTTTGACGGCAAGGTCGCGCTGATTACGGGCGCCTCTAGCGGCATCGGCCGCGACACGGCGATCGAGTTCGCCAAGGAAGGCGCCTCAGTCGTCGTCTGCGCGCGGCGCCGCGATCAGAGCATGGAGGTCGTGGCCGAGCTGGAGGCGCTGGGCGCCGAGGCGCTCTACGTGGAGACCGACGTTTCCAAATCCGCTGACTGCCGGCGGATGGTCGAGGAGACCATGAAGCGGTTCGGACGGCTCGACATCGCCTTCAACAACGCCGGGCTTGGCCGTTCAGGCGTGCCCGTGGCGGACGAAGACGAAGACGTCTGGGACCAGTTGATCGCCGTCAACCTCACCGGCTGCTTCCTCTCCATGAAGTATGAGATCCCGGCGATCCTCGCGAGCGGCGGCGGCGCGATCATCAACACCTCGTCGACGGGCGGGCTCAAGGGCGGCGCGGGCTCCAGCGTCTATGGCGCCAGCAAGGGCGGCCTGCAGGTCCTCACCAAGTGCGCCGCCAAGGAGTACGCGGGCCAGAACATCCGCGTGAACGCCATCTGCCCGGGCGCCACCCACTCCGAGATGATGTCGCGCTGGATGGCCCGCGTGCCCGGGGTCGCCGAGCGCGTAACCCAGGGCCAGCCGATGGGCCGCATCGCCGACGGGATCGAGATCGCCCGCGCCGTGCTGTTCCTGGCCTCCGACGACGCGTCCTTCATGACCGGCCAGCTGATGGCCGTCGATGGCGGCGCCTACGACGGCGGCTGA
- a CDS encoding MATE family efflux transporter, protein MQATSQIAGGARFGVDRAQWRALGKLAIPLMLAAFLQNTYQLVDALWLGRLGTDAMASVAVSIPVSAVLIALGGGLAVAASTLVSQFAGKGQPEQIRKVAVQGLLMSFCASVLIGLIGMIAAPFAIRLLGATPEIAPAATGFLQVTMAGIVFTFNVAVAQAVLRGRSLVRDALSIVAATVAINAVVAPVLIFGLLGAPAMGVMGAAWSTLLAQGIAAAASTALLFHDRRGVGLRISDFVFDKALSARFLKIGGPASIEQSVSQMNFVMMTVLVAHFGAMALATYGIGIRLLIFAAVPSMGISLSTAVLVGSAIGAGDREAAATAARMGARIGFIAGALEGLLIFLAAPAIGAAFAPGQPMLQAEVTTYLHIAAFSYAAMAYNGGMAGAYRGAGSTRIAMWLIMAQSWMFQLPTAYLLSRHTPLLAHGIWYSTPIANNMTMLITTLIFLRGNWSRPKA, encoded by the coding sequence ATGCAGGCGACATCTCAAATAGCGGGCGGCGCCCGATTTGGCGTCGATCGCGCCCAGTGGCGCGCGCTGGGCAAGCTGGCGATCCCGCTGATGCTCGCCGCCTTCCTTCAGAACACCTACCAACTGGTCGACGCGCTTTGGCTGGGCCGGTTGGGCACCGACGCCATGGCGTCCGTGGCCGTCAGCATTCCGGTCTCGGCGGTGCTGATCGCCCTGGGCGGCGGTCTGGCCGTCGCGGCCTCCACCCTGGTGTCGCAGTTCGCCGGCAAGGGTCAGCCCGAACAGATTCGCAAGGTCGCCGTGCAGGGCCTGCTGATGTCCTTCTGCGCATCGGTGCTGATCGGCTTGATCGGAATGATCGCCGCACCGTTCGCCATCCGCCTGCTGGGTGCGACGCCGGAGATCGCGCCTGCGGCCACCGGCTTCCTGCAGGTGACCATGGCGGGCATCGTCTTCACCTTCAATGTGGCCGTCGCCCAGGCGGTCCTGCGTGGGCGCAGCCTGGTGCGGGACGCCTTGTCCATCGTCGCGGCCACCGTCGCGATCAACGCTGTCGTTGCGCCGGTGCTGATCTTCGGCCTGCTTGGCGCGCCCGCCATGGGGGTGATGGGCGCCGCCTGGTCCACCCTGCTGGCGCAGGGGATCGCGGCGGCGGCGAGCACGGCCTTGCTGTTTCACGACCGCCGCGGCGTCGGCCTGCGGATTTCCGACTTCGTCTTCGACAAGGCGCTGTCGGCCAGGTTCCTGAAGATCGGCGGCCCCGCCTCGATCGAGCAGAGCGTCAGCCAGATGAACTTCGTCATGATGACGGTGCTCGTCGCGCACTTCGGCGCCATGGCGCTGGCGACCTATGGCATCGGCATCCGGTTGCTGATCTTCGCGGCGGTGCCCTCGATGGGCATCTCGCTGTCGACCGCGGTGCTGGTCGGCTCGGCGATCGGCGCCGGCGACCGCGAGGCGGCGGCCACGGCGGCCCGCATGGGCGCGCGGATCGGCTTCATCGCCGGCGCGCTCGAAGGCCTGCTGATCTTCCTGGCGGCGCCGGCGATCGGCGCGGCCTTTGCGCCGGGTCAGCCGATGCTGCAGGCGGAGGTGACCACCTATCTGCACATCGCGGCCTTCAGCTACGCGGCCATGGCCTATAACGGCGGGATGGCCGGGGCCTATCGCGGCGCCGGTTCGACCCGGATCGCCATGTGGCTGATCATGGCGCAGTCGTGGATGTTCCAACTGCCGACGGCCTACCTGCTGTCGCGGCACACGCCCTTGCTGGCGCACGGCATCTGGTACTCGACGCCCATCGCCAACAACATGACCATGCTCATCACCACCCTGATCTTCCTGCGGGGAAACTGGAGCCGGCCCAAGGCCTAG
- a CDS encoding GlxA family transcriptional regulator has translation MPNPPRRVAILTFDRAQLLDVAGPLQVFATANERYVAAGGETPYAPVVIAREASILTTAGLALAATPFAGVELPLDTLICAGGRGVDAACEAPDIVAFVQEAAADARRVASVCSGAFLLAAAGLLDGRRAVTHWDHCADFARRYPQVRLDPEPIFIRDGRIWTSAGVTAGIDLALALVEEDLGRATALAVARQLVVFLKRPGGQSQFSAALALQEGGRFDALHAWIAGALRQDLSLPVLADRAGMSPRSFSRHYREMTGETPARAVERMRVEAAKRMLEERASVAQAARACGFGSDETMRRSFTRLLNINPQAYRERF, from the coding sequence ATGCCAAACCCGCCGCGCCGCGTCGCGATCCTCACCTTCGATCGCGCCCAGTTGCTTGACGTCGCAGGGCCGCTGCAGGTCTTCGCCACCGCCAACGAGCGCTACGTCGCCGCCGGGGGCGAGACGCCCTATGCGCCGGTGGTGATCGCCCGGGAGGCGTCGATCCTCACGACCGCCGGCCTGGCCCTCGCGGCGACCCCCTTCGCCGGCGTCGAACTCCCCCTGGACACTCTGATCTGCGCCGGCGGGCGCGGCGTCGACGCCGCCTGCGAGGCGCCGGATATCGTCGCCTTCGTGCAAGAGGCGGCGGCGGATGCGCGGCGGGTCGCGTCGGTGTGCAGCGGCGCCTTCCTGCTGGCCGCCGCGGGCCTGCTCGACGGTCGGCGCGCCGTCACCCACTGGGACCATTGCGCCGACTTCGCGCGCCGCTACCCCCAGGTCCGCCTCGATCCGGAGCCGATCTTCATCCGCGACGGCAGGATCTGGACCTCGGCCGGGGTCACCGCCGGCATCGACCTGGCCTTGGCCCTGGTCGAAGAAGACCTCGGGCGCGCCACGGCGCTGGCCGTAGCCCGGCAATTGGTGGTCTTCCTGAAGCGCCCGGGCGGCCAGTCGCAATTCAGCGCGGCGCTGGCGTTGCAGGAAGGCGGCCGCTTCGACGCCCTGCACGCCTGGATCGCCGGCGCGCTGCGCCAGGACCTGTCCCTCCCCGTGCTCGCCGACCGCGCCGGCATGAGCCCGCGCAGCTTCTCACGCCATTATCGCGAGATGACCGGCGAAACCCCCGCCCGCGCCGTCGAGCGGATGCGCGTCGAGGCCGCCAAGCGCATGCTGGAGGAACGCGCCAGCGTCGCCCAGGCCGCCCGCGCCTGCGGCTTCGGGTCCGACGAAACCATGCGCCGCAGCTTCACCAGACTGCTGAACATCAATCCGCAGGCCTACCGCGAACGCTTCTAG
- a CDS encoding DJ-1/PfpI family protein has product MGVRFGILAFPNVQQLDLTGPYEVFASAPDAEVHLVWKSLEPLKASTGLSLTPTATFADCPQLDVLCVPGGAGVNAPMEDAETLDFIRKQAAGVRYLTSVCTGSLVLGAAGLLKGKKATSHWNAADLLAQFGAEPTQGRVVRDGDLFTAGGVTSGIDFGLVIVAELFGEATAQRIQLMIEYAPQPPFNSGTPETAPAAVLADAKARAAGSRQAREAIIARVMAQA; this is encoded by the coding sequence ATGGGCGTGCGGTTTGGAATTCTGGCCTTCCCCAATGTGCAGCAACTGGACCTGACGGGCCCCTATGAGGTGTTCGCCTCTGCGCCGGACGCCGAGGTCCATCTCGTCTGGAAGAGCCTTGAGCCGCTGAAGGCCTCGACCGGGCTGTCCTTGACGCCGACGGCGACCTTCGCCGACTGCCCGCAGCTGGACGTCCTGTGCGTGCCGGGGGGCGCAGGGGTCAACGCGCCGATGGAAGACGCCGAGACCTTGGACTTCATCCGAAAGCAGGCCGCCGGCGTGCGTTACCTGACCTCGGTCTGCACCGGGTCGCTGGTGCTGGGCGCCGCCGGGCTGCTGAAGGGCAAGAAGGCCACCTCGCACTGGAACGCGGCGGACCTGCTCGCCCAGTTCGGCGCGGAGCCGACCCAGGGGCGGGTCGTGCGCGACGGCGACCTGTTCACCGCCGGCGGCGTCACCAGCGGCATCGACTTCGGCCTGGTGATCGTCGCGGAACTGTTCGGCGAGGCGACAGCCCAGCGCATCCAGCTGATGATCGAATACGCCCCGCAGCCGCCGTTCAATTCGGGGACGCCGGAGACAGCGCCAGCGGCGGTGTTGGCCGACGCCAAGGCGCGCGCCGCGGGCTCACGCCAGGCGCGCGAGGCGATCATCGCCAGGGTGATGGCCCAGGCCTGA